From one Rubidibacter lacunae KORDI 51-2 genomic stretch:
- a CDS encoding DUF6851 domain-containing protein has translation MGAAKSASFSTFARRNLQILNMANLILDVEAQTVTVEDPSPTVSVLWDRALQEAVIEAAPGPTVASRAYGMMHAAMFDAWAQYDPAAIATTIGDRLQVPAAENTIANKTEAMSFAAYVVANDLFPEARDSFDALMNELGFDPTDAIADASTPAGIGTIVAGELLELRQQDGSNQLGDDPNGTGTPYSDTTAYEPINPTPETITDIAAWTPERIPIDDADGPLQSFLTPQWGDVLPFALSSGSEFRPPAPEPFLLVEGATTDLEAGTIALADGTVVEIAPELVGTIINPDFIAQAEEVIAFSANLSDRDKLIAEFWEDGGGTSFPPGTWMTFGQFVSARDENTLDDDAKLFFALGNAVFDAGIATWEAKRFYDYVRPVRAIRTLGELGLVGEFDPDLGGFAIVAYVQGEGTQTILATDFETYQEPGREASPPFAEYTSGHSAFSRAAAAVLQAYTGSDRFGASVTFPAGSARFEPGLTPANETTLSWETFLDAADEAGLSRLYGGIHFTEGDLFGRELGARVGAAVFAEAQTYIEGGRQPQLVFGSLGDDIGTAAVELANDNLVRPTLAFAGGGDDLIDAAVGNSVAPDRLYGGSGNDELIAGTGDRVFGGDGNDILDATAGGGGNRLYGGNGNDTLFVGSGDRALGGAGADEIFVTSGGGNTLSGGAGADIFSIANAEIPPEATTITDFNSGEDILAIGGLGITFNDLTIASSTNTSVALNGSELAILLGVTELTAADFEFS, from the coding sequence ATGGGAGCCGCAAAGTCCGCCAGTTTCTCCACATTTGCCCGTCGCAACTTACAAATTCTCAACATGGCTAACCTAATTCTCGACGTCGAGGCGCAAACCGTAACCGTCGAAGACCCAAGTCCGACTGTTTCCGTACTGTGGGATCGAGCGCTGCAGGAAGCAGTCATCGAAGCCGCGCCTGGACCAACCGTTGCTTCGCGCGCCTACGGCATGATGCATGCCGCCATGTTCGACGCCTGGGCTCAGTACGACCCCGCCGCGATCGCCACCACCATCGGCGATCGACTGCAAGTTCCGGCAGCCGAGAACACGATCGCCAACAAAACCGAGGCGATGAGCTTCGCCGCCTATGTAGTCGCCAACGACTTGTTCCCAGAAGCGCGGGATAGCTTCGACGCGCTGATGAACGAGCTGGGATTCGACCCAACCGACGCGATCGCCGACGCGAGCACGCCCGCAGGCATCGGCACCATCGTCGCAGGAGAACTCCTCGAACTCCGACAGCAAGACGGTTCCAACCAACTCGGCGACGACCCGAACGGAACGGGCACGCCCTACTCAGACACGACCGCCTACGAACCGATCAACCCAACCCCGGAAACCATCACCGATATCGCCGCGTGGACGCCCGAGCGTATCCCGATCGACGATGCTGATGGTCCGTTGCAGAGCTTTCTGACCCCCCAATGGGGTGATGTCCTCCCCTTTGCCCTCTCCTCAGGCAGCGAATTTCGCCCGCCCGCACCCGAACCATTCCTGCTCGTTGAGGGAGCCACGACCGACCTCGAAGCGGGGACGATTGCCCTCGCCGACGGCACCGTCGTCGAGATCGCCCCGGAACTCGTCGGCACCATCATCAACCCCGACTTCATCGCCCAAGCCGAAGAAGTCATCGCCTTCAGCGCGAACCTGAGCGATCGCGACAAATTAATCGCTGAGTTTTGGGAAGATGGCGGCGGCACCTCCTTCCCGCCCGGCACCTGGATGACATTCGGACAGTTCGTGTCGGCACGCGACGAGAACACCCTCGACGACGACGCCAAGCTGTTCTTCGCCCTGGGAAATGCCGTCTTCGATGCTGGAATCGCGACCTGGGAAGCCAAGCGCTTCTACGACTACGTGCGACCGGTCCGGGCCATTCGCACCCTAGGCGAACTCGGGTTAGTCGGGGAATTCGATCCCGATTTAGGCGGGTTTGCGATCGTGGCATACGTCCAGGGCGAGGGAACCCAGACAATCCTGGCAACGGACTTCGAGACCTATCAAGAGCCTGGGAGAGAAGCTTCGCCGCCCTTCGCGGAATACACCTCCGGTCACAGCGCGTTCAGCCGAGCTGCTGCCGCGGTGTTGCAGGCTTATACGGGCAGCGATCGATTCGGCGCGAGCGTCACCTTTCCTGCCGGGTCCGCCCGCTTCGAACCCGGTCTGACACCAGCGAACGAAACGACCTTGAGCTGGGAGACATTTTTAGACGCAGCAGACGAAGCCGGGTTGTCGCGACTTTACGGAGGCATCCACTTTACCGAGGGCGATCTCTTCGGTCGCGAACTCGGCGCGCGCGTCGGTGCAGCAGTTTTTGCGGAAGCCCAAACTTATATCGAAGGCGGCCGCCAACCTCAACTCGTCTTCGGCTCGTTAGGGGATGACATCGGAACAGCAGCGGTCGAACTTGCTAACGACAACCTCGTGCGACCGACCCTCGCCTTCGCCGGAGGGGGAGACGACCTGATCGATGCGGCAGTCGGTAATTCAGTTGCCCCCGATCGCCTCTATGGCGGTTCGGGTAACGACGAACTGATTGCGGGAACGGGCGATCGCGTGTTCGGCGGCGACGGGAACGACATTCTCGATGCGACTGCGGGGGGCGGAGGCAATCGCCTTTACGGAGGCAACGGCAACGACACGCTTTTCGTCGGATCGGGCGATCGCGCGCTGGGTGGAGCGGGCGCGGACGAGATCTTTGTAACGTCCGGGGGGGGCAACACCCTCAGCGGCGGGGCAGGAGCGGACATCTTCTCGATTGCAAATGCGGAAATTCCGCCAGAGGCAACCACCATCACCGATTTCAACAGCGGCGAGGACATACTCGCAATTGGCGGCCTCGGTATTACATTCAATGACCTGACGATCGCGAGCAGCACCAACACGTCTGTTGCCTTAAACGGCTCGGAGTTGGCG